In Xyrauchen texanus isolate HMW12.3.18 chromosome 14, RBS_HiC_50CHRs, whole genome shotgun sequence, the following are encoded in one genomic region:
- the LOC127655426 gene encoding uncharacterized protein LOC127655426: MAAKGSLVSGGVTLLHTESEGKHSYEVKNFLNYNNGIFVRNGDKVLMLNGKDTEGLCPDEVAEILSEGSPLLTIHHPCKVQTECTSEEIRAYKKEPTVINFSLMMVKEENLGTGGHQETTYPEEELEDTDIKDDCFSDEEFLLVSFGDTSFSMVVSRGSDADNPCHNCGETDYQFNEVVVMPETAEIAFNRSRIVRMMKERSNLFLKSYIKGKYVTPSREQIFLKDTMSDKRCWNDLPFSTPMGYICAKSM; the protein is encoded by the exons ATGGCAGCAAAG GGGAGTCTTGTTAGCGGTGGTGTGACGTTGCTCCATACTGAGAGTGAAGGGAAACACTCCTATGAAGTGAAGAACTTTTTAAACTATAACAATGGAATTTTTGTAAG aAATGGAGATAAAGTCCTGATGCTAAATGGGAAAGACACTGAAGGTTTATGTCCAGATGAAGTTGCAGAGATTCTGTCTGAAGGATCCCCCCTACTG ACTATCCATCATCCCTGCAAGGTACAAACAGAGTGTACATCTGAGGAGATCAGAGCATACAAAAAGGAGCCGACAGTCATAAATTTCAGCCTGATGATGGTAAAAGAGGAAAATCTGGGGACAGGTGGCCACCAGGAAACAACATATCCAGAAGAAGAGTTGGAAGATACGGACATCAAGGATGACTGTTTCAGTGATGAAGAATTTCTTCTTGTCTCATTTGGTGACACAAGCTTCTCCATGGTGGTTTCTCGGGGCTCGGATGCTGACAACCCTTGCCACAACTGTGGAGAAACAGATTACCAATTTAACGAAGTTGTTGTCATGCCTGAGACAGCTGAGATTGCCTTTA ATCGTTCACGGATTGTGAGAATGATGAAAGAACGGAGTAATCTGTTCCTGAAGAGTTACATCAAGGGCAAGTATGTCACCCCATCAAGGGAGCAGATATTTTTGAAGGACACCATGTCAG ATAAACGTTGCTGGAATGATCTACCCTTTTCAACTCCAATGGGCTATATTTGTGCTAAAAGCATGTGA